A region of Periplaneta americana isolate PAMFEO1 chromosome 16, P.americana_PAMFEO1_priV1, whole genome shotgun sequence DNA encodes the following proteins:
- the LOC138692010 gene encoding zinc finger protein 234-like: protein MDMIEKCSELDHEPAGLQTSDNADIKKESLSEEDNLLDQYEAETKTEFIDHSYDVKSEVTFEFIPVPVVKSESEEEPCELNKVKEEVKLEVTAEENEVLTESTELPSACDSFIEDECQLTGEKVHQCDVCGKLFCDSASLKSHALLHRRKRPFTCDVCEKKFWHLEHLKTHRRLHKVDKQFRCRECGKSFSRLENLNRHEILHSGGKPYSCDVCEKKFSDSSNMKKHKRVHTNQKAYSCKICGNNFKSSSNLKRHVSNTHLREKPFKCEICGNAYAQSDNLKKHALVHTGEKGFTCDICGARFSHLVRLKKHIRSHTGEKPVYCKLCGKGFSQSGYYKLHLRVHTGEKPYTCDICGKSFSLCTGLKSHERTHTGERPYKCGICEKAYKEVSTLRMHLRVHEDDLPYKCDKCGKSFAYLIHFKNHEHAFTGDKTFNCDGCGKYYSNLTDLKNHALMHVGQNYFSCYVCEERFTSSSELKMHVGSHLEKDPFTCEICGDTFASSLDLKIHGGTHRVPKPFKCEICGKAFTYPCLLKSHEFSHKGRAIEIKQLRTVVREFEFPQKAGTSEDKQ, encoded by the exons ATGGACATGATCGAGAAATGTTCTGAGTTGGACCATGAGCCTGCAGGTCTACAAACAAGTGACAACGCAGATATAAAGAAGGAGTCTTTATCTGAG GAAGATAATTTATTAGATCAGTACGAAGCTGAAACAAAGACGGAATTTATAGACCACAGCTATGATGTGAAATCAGAGGTGACATTTGAATTTATTCCTGTGCCAGTTGTGAAGAGTGAATCTGAG GAAGAGCCATGTGAGTTAAATAAAGTGAAAGAGGAGGTCAAACTGGAAGTAACAGCAGAAGAGAATGAGGTGCTAACTGAAAG CACTGAACTACCGTCTGCTTGCGACAGTTTTATAGAAGACGAGTGCCAGCTGACAGGCGAGAAGGTACAccaatgtgatgtttgtggaaagttGTTTTGCGACTCAGCCAGTCTCAAAAGCCATGCCCTATTACACAGACGTAAGAGGCCGTTCACTTGCGAtgtttgtgaaaagaaattttggCATTTGGAACATCTCAAAACACATAGACGGCTTCACAAAGTCGACAAACAATTCAGATGTCGTGAGTGCGGGAAATCTTTTTCAAGACTCGAAAATCTCAATAgacatgaaattttacacagtggcGGAAAACCATACAGTTGTGATGTGTGCGAGAAGAAATTTTCGGACTCTAGTAATATGAAGAAGCACAAACGTGTACACACAAACCAGAAGGCATACTCTTGCAAAATTTGTGGTAACAATTTCAAGTCTTCGTCAAACCTGAAACGTCATGTTAGCAATACACACTTAAGGGAGAAGCCATTCAAGTGCGAAATATGTGGGAACGCCTACGCTCAATCCGACAACTTAAAAAAACATGCCCTCGTACATACGGGCGAAAAGGGATTCACTTGTGATATATGTGGGGCACGTTTTTCGCATTTGGTAAGACTGAAGAAACATATCCGCTCTCACACTGGCGAGAAGCCAGTCTACTGTAAGTTATGTGGAAAGGGTTTTTCGCAGTCGGGATATTATAAACTACATTTACGTGTACACACTGGCGAAAAGCCCTACACATGCGATATTTGCGGGAAAAGCTTTTCTTTATGTACAGGTCTGAAGAgtcatgaacgcacccacaccgGCGAGAGACCATACAAGTGTGGTATCTGTGAGAAGGCCTATAAGGAAGTAAGCACCCTCAGAATGCATTTACGCGTACACGAAGACGACTTGCCTTACAAATGCGATAAATGTGGCAAGAGTTTCGCGTATTTGATTCATTTCAAAAACCACGAACACGCATTCACAGGCGACAAGACGTTTAATTGTGATGGGTGTGGGAAATATTATTCCAATTTGACTGATCTGAAAAATCATGCACTCATGCACGTAGGTCAGAATTATTTCAGTTGCTATGTTTGTGAAGAACGGTTTACGTCATCTTCAGAGCTGAAAATGCATGTTGGTTCACACTTGGAGAAGGACCCGTTTACTTGCGAAATTTGTGGTGATACTTTCGCTTCTTCTCTAGATCTGAAAATACATGGAGGAACACACAGGGTACCGAAGCCATTCAAGTGCGAGATCTGTGGGAAGGCTTTCACCTATCCCTGTCTTCTCAAAAGCCATGAATTCTCACACAAAGGCAGGGctattgaaataaaacaactgCGGACGGTTGTACGAGAATTCGAATTTCCTCAAAAGGCAGGTACGAGTGAAGACAAACAATAA